The Chlorocebus sabaeus isolate Y175 chromosome 16, mChlSab1.0.hap1, whole genome shotgun sequence genome window below encodes:
- the LOC103243120 gene encoding myosin light polypeptide 6-like: MCDFTEDQTAEFKEAFQLFDQTGDGKILYNQYGDVMRALGQNPTNTEVLKVLWNPKSNEMNVKVLDFEYLLPILQTVAKNKDQGTCEDYVEGLQVFDKEVNGTIMGVEFWLVLVTLGEKITEEEVEVLVAGNEGSNGCIDYEAFVRHILSG, encoded by the coding sequence ATGTGTGACTTCACCGAGGACCAGACTGCAGAGTTCAAGGAGGCCTTCCAGCTGTTTGACCAAACAGGTGATGGCAAGATCCTGTACAACCAATATGGGGATGTGATGAGGGCACTGGGTCAGAACCCCACCAACACTGAGGTGCTCAAGGTTCTGTGGAACCCCAAGAGTAATGAGATGAACGTGAAGGTGCTAGACTTTGAGTACCTTCTGCCCATACTGCAGACGGTGGCCAAGAACAAGGACCAGGGCACCTGTGAAGATTATGTAGAAGGACTTCAGGTGTTTGACAAGGAAGTAAATGGCACCATCATGGGTGTTGAATTCTGGCTTGTTCTTGTCACACTGGGTGAGAAGATAACAGAGGAAGAGGTAGAGGTGCTGGTGGCAGGGAATGAGGGCAGCAATGGTTGTATCGACTATGAAGCATTTGTGAGGCACATCCTGTCGGGGTGA